In Drosophila innubila isolate TH190305 chromosome 2R unlocalized genomic scaffold, UK_Dinn_1.0 1_C_2R, whole genome shotgun sequence, the following are encoded in one genomic region:
- the LOC117782998 gene encoding kinesin-like protein KIF13A isoform X3, which translates to MSSDKIKVAVRVRPFNRREIELGTKCIVEMEKQQTILQNPPSLEKMERKQPKAFAFDHCFYSLNPEDDSFASQETVFDCVGRDILDNAFQGYNACIFAYGQTGSGKSYTMMGSQENKGIIPRLCDKLFLAIANKSTPELMYKVEVSYMEIYNEKVHDLLDPKPNKQSLKVREHNVLGPYVDGLSQLAVSAYEDIDNLMTEGNKSRTVAATNMNAESSRSHAVFSVVLTQILTDQATGVSGEKVSRMSLVDLAGSERAVKTGAVGDRLKEGSNINKSLTTLGLVISKLADQSNGKKGANDKFVPYRDSVLTWLLKDNLGGNSKTVMVATISPSADNFEETLSTLRYADRAKRIVNHAVVNEDPNARIIRELRHEVETLRSMLKHATGSPVGDVQDKLAESENLMKQISQTWEEKLVKTERIQNERQQALEQMGISVQASGIKVEKNKYYLVNLNADPSLNELLVYYLKERTLIGGRSISGQQPDIQLSGLGIQPEHCVITIEDSGLFMEPVQGARCFVNGSAASEKTPLQNGDRILWGNHHFFRVNSPRVGNNASMCASEPQTPAQLIDYNFARDEIMQNELSNDPIQTAIARLERQHEEDKQVALEKQRQEYERQFQQLRNILSPSTPYAPYAPYDPLRMGKVTPNTPTSQMRVEKWAQERDEMFRRSLGQLKTDIMRANSLVQEANFLAEEMEKKTKFSVTLQIPPANLSPNRRRGAFVSEPAILVKRTNSGSQIWSMEKLENKLIDMREMYQEHKERILNGLDEDNGKPQDPFYESQENHNLIGVANVYLEVLFHDVKLDYHTPIISQQGEVAGRLQVEIQRVAGQMPQDRMCESVSETSSADSRDEYDDPVDPMANQITCRVTIKCASGLPLSLSNFVFCQYTFWGHQEMVVPVINAETTALDQNMVFKFEHTKDFTVNINEEFLEHCIEGALSIEVWGHRSAGFSKSKGWEVEQQQAKARSLVDRWAELSRKIELWVEIHELNDNGEYSPVEVTNRNEVLTGGIYQLRQGQQRRVNVRVKPVQNSGTLPIICQSIVNVAIGSVTVRSRLQRPLDSYQEEDLTVLREKWSEALGRRRQYLDQQIQMLIKKEEKNEQERERELSLVHQWVSLTEERNAVLVPAPGSGIPGAPASWEPPSGMEPHVPVLFLNLNGDDLSAQDTNDELSISGINSILSKEHGHKFYTLQILQHLDKDVCCVASWDSSMHDSQALNRVTEANERIYLILRTTVRLSHPAPMDLVLRKRLSINIKKGQTLTDRLKKFRLVRGENAIWHSGVTYEVVSNIPKASEELEDRESLAQLAASGDDCSACDGETYIEKYTRGVSAVESILILDRLRQNVAVKELETAHGQPLSMRKTVSVPNFSQAVKDTTNTGSIMRFDASMESLLNVGRSESFADLNNTTLGNKFTPALNGAGAGGGGVIRNRHSFGGKGSSDDSPGKAFGIASPATSKLLGMRMTTLHEEPLGGHRSLDEEPEDSYSDSEYAAEYEQERQQNRGLATRSRLTASKTMDSFMDVSSHSNQSYLSYTSSANANMKHLTGLATLSMSSSTSSGYGSQAVSCNNLSNEDITSMRSMSIDETPDFDRINSNSPPNRQARVNPFLKDMPKSKTLEAETKKLQETLTHPLEQPESKDNSQSEDECEQVQRNNNNDVNDKLKVSELAQEEKQEQVEEEQQTDNQNGNKSLENALVTSEINESAEQQLEGDGIVREQLPEGKVMRRKKPTTQTPNNCDNSSNNNSNGNTNINNNCNNSNQVTRHNQRASVAKMEGLGAFLDVNASIMSSSTEVEDEGKELDVTLPDWIVVGESVLIRPYNTSGVVSFVGTTHFQPGAWIGVELDTPTGKNDGTVQGIQYFQCKPKHGIFVRADKLLLDKRGKAMRAYKAAEKSNSISKEMTSSMTRSKSRGEALNVSARK; encoded by the exons ATGTCAAGTGATAAGATCAAAGTTGCTGTGAGGGTGCGACCCTTTAATCGCCGTG AAATCGAATTGGGTACAAAATGCATCgtggaaatggaaaaacagCAAACGATACTCCAAAATCCACCGTCACTGGAGAAAATGGAAAG AAAACAACCAAAGGCATTTGCATTCGATCATTGCTTCTACTCGCTAAACCCAGAGGATGACAGCTTTGCATCACAGGAGACGGTCTTCGATTGCGTGGGACGTGATATACTGGATAATGCATTTCAGGGCTATAATGCATGCATATTCGCCTACGGCCAGACGG GCTCTGGCAAATCGTATACGATGATGGGATCGCAGGAGAACAAGGGAATTATACCGAGACTCTGTGACAAGCTATTCTTGGCGATAGCTAACAAATCGACACCAGAGCTGATGTACAAAGTGGAGGTGTCCTACATGGAAATCTACAATGAGAAAGTGCACGATCTACTCGATCCCAAGCCAAACAAACAGTCGCTTAAAGTGCGCGAACACAATGTACTTGGGCCATATGTGGATGGGCTATCACAGTTGGCTGTCAGCGCGTATGAGGACATTGATAACCTCATGACCGAGGGCAACAAATCGCGTACTGTGGCCGCCACAAACATGAATGCCGAATCCTCGCGCTCCCATGCCGTCTTCTCGGTGGTTCTCACACAGATTCTCACCGATCAGGCAACCGGCGTTAGTGGCGAGAAGGTCTCACGTATGTCCCTCGTCGATTTAGCTGGCTCCGAGCGTGCCGTCAAAACGGGCGCTGTTGGTGATCGCCTCAAGGAAGGCTCCAATATCAACAA ATCACTTACTACATTGGGTCTGGTCATCTCAAAGCTGGCCGATCAGTCAAATGGCAAGAAGGGAGCCAACGATAAATTTGTGCCCTATCGCGATTCAGTGTTGACTTGGCTGCTGAAGGACAATCTCGGCGGTAATTCCAAAACAGTGATGGTGGCCACCATTTCTCCATCAGCAGACAATTTCGAGGAGACGCTGTCAACCCTACGGTATGCGGATCGAGCCAAGCGTATTGTCAACCATGCTGTTGTTAATGAAGATCCCAATGCACGGATCATTCGCGAGCTGCGTCATGAGGTGGAAACGTTGCGTAGCATGTTGAAGCATGCCACTGGGTCGCCAGTGGGTGATGTTCAGGACAAGCTGGCCGAGAGCGAGAATCTGATGAAGCAAATCTCGCAAACGTGGGAGGAGAAACTGGTCAAGACCGAGCGCATCCAAAATGAGCGGCAGCAGGCGCTGGAACAAATGGGAATCAGTGTGCAGGCCAGTGGCATTAAGGTGGAGAAGAACAAGTACTACTTggtcaatttaaatgcagatccGTCCCTCAATGAGCTGCTGGTCTACTACTTAAAG GAACGCACATTGATTGGCGGCCGCAGCATAAGTGGTCAGCAGCCGGACATTCAGCTATCGGGTCTTGGCATACAGCCGGAGCACTGTGTAATCACCATCGAGGACAGTGGCCTGTTTATGGAGCCCGTACAGGGTGCTCGTTGCTTTGTCAATGGCTCTGCAGCATCGGAGAAGACGCCACTGCAGAATGGCGATCGTATTCTTTGGGGTAATCATCATTTTTTCCGCGTCAACTCTCCCAGAGTTGGCAACAATGCCAGTATGTGCGCCTCAGAGCCTCAAACGCCCGCCCAGCTCATCGACTACAACTTTGCACGCGATGAGATCATGCAAAATGAGCTAAGCAATGATCCCATACAGACGGCGATTGCTCGACTTGAACGACAGCACGAGGAGGACAAGCAGGTGGCGTTGGAGAAGCAACGACAGGAGTACGAGCGACAATTCCAGCAACTGCGCAACATTCTATCACCCAGCACACCGTATGCACCCTATGCACCCTACGATCCCTTGCGTATGGGCAAAGTAACGCCCAATACGCCCACGTCACAGATGCGTGTAGAGAAATGGGCACAG GAGCGTGATGAAATGTTTAGACGTTCTCTGGGTCAGCTTAAAACGGACATAATGCGAGCCAATTCCCTGGTGCAGGAGGCAAACTTTCTGGCCGAGGAGATGGAGAAGAAGACCAAGTTCTCGGTGACCTTGCAAATACCACCAGCCAACTTGAGTCCCAATCGACGGCGTGGCGCGTTTGTCAGCGAACCTGCGATTTTAGTGAAGCGCACAAATTCGGGCAGCCAAATCTGGAGCATGGAGAAGCTAGAAAATAAACTGATAGACATGCGGGAAATGTATCAGGAGCACAAGGAGCGCATACTCAATGGCCTG GACGAGGACAATGGAAAGCCACAGGATCCATTCTATGAGTCGCAGGAGAATCACAATCTCATTGGCGTCGCCAACGTTTATCTGGAGGTGCTGTTCCACGATGTCAAGCTCGACTATCACACACCCATCATTAGTCAGCAGGGCGAAGTCGCCGGTCGTCTGCAGGTGGAGATTCAACGCGTTGCTGGACAGATGCCACAGGATCGCATGTGCGAATCGGTGTCGGAGACTTCGTCGGCTGATTCTCGGGATGAGTACGATGATCCCGTGGATCCAATGGCAAATCAAATCACCTGCCGCGTCACCATTAAATGCGCCTCCGGCTTGCCGCTTTCCTTGTCCAACTTTGTCTTTTGCCAGTACACGTTCTGGGGCCACCAGGAGATGGTTGTCCCGGTGATTAATGCAGAAACCACAGCGCTCGATCAGAATATGGTCTTTAAGTTTGAGCATACAAAAGATTTTACGGTCAACATTAATGAGGAATTCCTGGAACACTGCATCGAGGGCGCCCTTTCCATTGAGGTGTGGGGTCATCGCAGCGCCGGCTTCTCCAAGTCCAAGGGCTGGGAGGTAGAGCAGCAGCAGGCTAAAGCTCGCTCTCTGGTCGATCGTTGGGCGGAACTGTCGCGCAAAATCGAGCTTTGGGTGGAGATACACGAGCTGAACGACAACGGAGAGTATTCGCCCGTCGAGGTCACCAATCGCAATGAGGTGCTCACTGGAGGCATCTACCAGCTGCGACAGGGCCAACAGCGTCGCGTCAATGTGCGCGTCAAGCCGGTTCAAAATTCAGGCACATTGCCCATCATCTGTCAGTCTATAGTCAACGTGGCTATTGGCAGTGTGACGGTTCGGTCGCGACTACAGCGTCCTCTGGATTCCTACCAGGAGGAAGATCTCACTGTGCTTCGCGAGAAATGGAGCGAGGCGCTGGGTCGCCGTCGCCAGTATTTGGATCAGCAGATACAGATGCTTATCaagaaggaggagaagaaCGAACAGGAGCGCGAGCGTGAACTGAGCCTGGTGCATCAGTGGGTCTCGTTAACCGAGGAGCGCAATGCGGTGCTGGTGCCGGCACCAGGCTCGGGAATACCGGGTGCACCCGCTTCCTGGGAGCCTCCGTCTGGCATGGAACCGCATGTGCCCGTGCTGTTTCTCAATCTAAACGGCGATGATCTCTCCGCACAGGACACCAACGATGAGTTGTCCATTTCGGGCATCAATTCCATTTTATCCAAGGAGCATGGCCACAAGTTCTATACGCTACAAATCTTACAGCATTTAGATAAGGATGTGTGCTGTGTGGCCAGCTGGGACTCATCCATGCATGACAGTCAGGCCCTGAATCGCGTTACCGAGGCCAATGAgcgcatttatttaatactacGCACCACGGTGCGTCTATCACATCCAGCGCCCATGGATTTGGTACTACGCAAGCGTCTCAGCATAAATATCAAGAAGGGTCAAACATTAACCGATCGACTAAAGAAATTCCGTCTGGTGCGCGGTGAGAATGCCATCTGGCACAGTGGCGTCACCTACGAGGTTGTCTCGAACATTCCCAAAGCTTCGGAGGAGTTGGAGGATCGTGAATCGCTGGCCCAACTGGCAGCCAGTGGTGATGATTGCTCCGCTTGCGATGGCGAAACGTATATAG AGAAATACACACGTGGTGTTTCGGCTGTGGAGAGTATTTTGATACTGGATCGTCTGCGTCAGAATGTCGCTGTCAAGGAGCTGGAGACGGCGCACGGTCAGCCGTTGTCGATGCGCAAGACCGTCAGTGTGCCGAACTTCTCGCAG GCGGTGAAAGACACCACCAATACCGGGAGT ATTATGCGCTTCGATGCCTCCATGGAGTCGCTGCTGAATGTGGGACGCTCCGAGTCCTTTGCGGATCTGAACAACACGACGTTGGGCAACAAGTTTACACCAG CTCTCAATGGGGCAGGAGCAGGAGGTGGCGGCGTTATACGTAATCGCCATAGCTTTGGTGGCAAGGGAAGCTCCGACGATTCTCCAGGCAAAGCCTTTGGCATTG CTTCTCCGGCCACCAGCAAGTTGCTTGGCATGCGCATGACGACATTGCACGAGGAGCCACTTGGTGGTCATCGATCACTGGACGAGGAGCCCGAGGACAGTTACAGCGACTCGGAATATGCCGCCGAGTATGAGCAGGAGCGTCAACAGAACAGAGGATTGGCCACACGATCGCGTCTGACTGCCTCCAAGACCATGGACTCCTTCATGGACGTTAGCAGTCATTCCAATCAAAGTTATTTGAGCTACACGTCCAGTGCCAATGCGAATATGAAGCATCTGACTGGACTGGCCACGCTCAGCATGAGCTCGTCTACCAGCAGCGGCTACGGCTCCCAGGCGGTGTCCTGCAACAATCTAAGCAACGAGGATATCACATCAATGCGTTCTATGAGCATTGATGAGACGCCAG ATTTCGATCGCATCAACTCAAACTCACCGCCAAATCGTCAGGCACGTGTCAATCCCTTCCTTAAGGACATGCCAAAGTCCAAAACGCTGGAAGCAGAGACAAAAAAGCTGCAAGAAACGCTAACACATCCACTGGAGCAGCCAGAGTCCAAGGATAATTCACAAAGCGAGGATGAGTGCGAACAAGTGCagagaaacaacaataacgatgTTAACGACAAGTTGAAAGTGTCAGAACTGGCTCAGGAGGAGAAGCAGGAGCAAGTGGAGGAGGAACAGCAGACAGACAATCAGAATGGAAATAAATCGCTGGAGAATGCACTTGTCACTTCCGAGATAAACGAGTCGGCTGAACAGCAGCTTGAGGGCGATGGCATTGTTAGGGAGCAGCTGCCAGAGGGCAAAGTGATGCGACGCAAAAAGCCAACAACCCAAACACCCAACAATTGcgataacagcagcaacaacaacagcaatggcaacacaaacatcaacaacaactgcaacaattcCAACCAAGTGACTCGCCACAACCAACGTGCTTCGGTGGCCAAAATGGAAGGACTGGGCGCCTTCTTAGATGTCAATGCCAGCATCATGTCGAGCAGCACAGAAGTAGAAG ATGAAGGCAAGGAGCTAGATGTGACGCTGCCCGATTGGATTGTGGTTGGCGAATCGGTGCTAATACGTCCCTATAATACCAGCGGCGTTGTTAGCTTCGTGGGCACCACACACTTTCAGCCCGGTGCCTGGATAGGCGTTGAGCTGGACACGCCCACGGGCAAGAACGATGGCACCGTCCAGGGCATTCAGTATTTCCAGTGCAAGCCTAAGCATGGCATCTTTGTGCGTGCCGATAAACTGCTGCTGGACAAGCGGGGTAAGGCGATGCGTGCCTACAAGGCGGCCGAGaagagcaacagcatcagcaaag AGATGACCAGCTCCATGACGCGCTCAAAGAGCCGTGGCGAAGCGCTGAATGTGTCGGCGCGCAAATGA